CGGCGGCTCGCGCGTCACGGCCGTCTGCGATCTCAGCGAGCGGTCGCGGGCGGAGGCGGCGGAGGCGTTCCCGGGAGCGCTCGTCACCGCGAACCTCGCCGAGCTGCTCGGCTCCGGCGTCGACGCCGTGATGGTGCTGACGCCCGACCACCAGCACGCCGCGGTCGCGATCCCGGCGCTGGAGGCGGGCGTCGCCGTCTTCTGCGAGAAGCCGCTCGCCATCTCCCTCGACGACTGCGACCGCATCCTCGAGGCGGCCCGGCGCACCGGCTCCCGGCTGTACGTCGGGCACAACATGCGGCACATGCCGGTCGTGACGCTGATGCGGCGGCTGGTGGAGGAGGGCCGCATCGGCCGCGTGAAGGCGGTGTGGTGCCGCCACTTCGTCGGCAACGGCGGCGACTACTACTTCAAGGACTGGCACGCCGACCGGTCGAAGTCGGTCGGCCTCCTGCTGCAGAAGGGCGCCCACGATCTTGACGTGATCCACTGGCTGGCGGGGGGCTACGCCCGCGGCGTGCAGGCGATCGGCGCGCTCAGCGTCTACGGCGACATCGACGACCGCCGCGACCGCTCGGGCGAGCGGGTCGGCGACTGGTTCAGCTTCGACAACTGGCCGCCGACCGCGCAGATGGGCCTCAACCCGGTGGTCGACGTGGAGGACATCTCGCAGGTGAACCTCGTGCTCGACAACGGAGTGCTCGCCTCCTATGAGCAGTGCCACTTCACCCCGGACTACTGGCGCAACTACACGGTGATCGGCACGGAGGGGCGTCTGGAGAACATGGGCGACACGGCCGGCTCGGAGGTGCGGCTGTGGAACCGGCGGCACGGCAGCGCGGCGCCCGCCGACGAGACGTTCCTGGTGGAGGAGGGCGTCGGCGGGCACGGCGGCGCGGATGCCCGGCTCGTCGCGGAGTTCGTGCGGTTCGCGCGGGACGGCGGACCGACGCTGACCTCCCCGGTCGCGGCGCGGCAGGCGGTCGCGGCCGGGCTGGTGGCCACGGCGTCGATCCGCGGAGACGGGAGGCTGCTGCCGGTGCCGCCGCTCGACGACGGGCTGGTGGCGTACTTCGACGCGGGCCAGACGGGCGCCTGACCCGCGTCGACGTAACGCACGTCGACACACCGCACGTCAGCGGGAGGCGCGGACGCTTCCGGTCGTTGCCTCCGGCTCCGCGGGCTCCTGCGCTGCCTCCTGCGCGGTCGGCTGGGCCTCCGGCGCGCCGGCGCCGGCGCGCCGCTGGGCCTCCAGGCGCTCCGCCTCCTCGCCGCCGATCGCCTCGCCGCGGGCGACGAGTCCGGCCTGGTCGGAGAGCGGGATCTGCTTGAGGAACAGCGACAGCAGGAAGGCGGCCGCGATGAACGGCAGCAGGTACCAGAACACCGGCGCGAGCGCGTTCGCGTAGGCGTCGACCACGCCGGTGTGGATGGCGTCGGGGAGGGTGTTGAGCACCTCCGGGCTGAGCGTCGCGGTGGCGCCCTGCGCGTCGGCCGGCGACGCGCCCGCCTGGGTGAAGACGTCGCGCAGGTTCTCGCTCAGGCGGGTCGTGAAGAGCGTGCCGAAGACGGCGGTGCCGAGCGCGGCTCCGACCTCGCGGAAGTAGTTGTTGGTGGAGGTCGCGGTGCCGATCTGCGCGGCGGGCACGGCGTTCTGCACAACCAGCACGACGACCTGCATGATCAGGCCGAGGCCCGCGCCGAAGACGAACAGGTAGACGCAGATCAGCCAGATCGGGGTGGACGCGGCGAGGGTCGTCATGCAGACCATCGCGATGCCGGTGATGATCGTGCCGAGGATCGGGAACAGCTTGTACTTGCCGGTCTTTGTGATCGCGGCGCCCGACAGGATCGAGGTGCCGATGAGGCCGACCATCATCGGGATCATCAGGAGGCCGGAGGCGGCGGCGGAGGTGCCGGACGACATCTGCAGGAAGGTCGGCACGAAGCCGATCGCCGCGAACATGCCGATGCCGAGCGCGAGGCCGATGGCGGTCGCGTTGATGAAGATCGGGTTCCTGAACAGCGAGAGCGGGATGATCGGGTCCTTGGCCTTCGCCTCCGCGATCACGAACGCGACGGCGGCGACGAGCATGCCGGCGCCCCACATCCAGGTCGCCATCGAGCTCCAGCCGTGGTCCTTGTCGCCGCCGAAGTCGGTGAAGAAGATGAGGCAGGTGGTCGCGACCGAGAGGAAGAGGATGCCGAGGATGTCGATCCGCTGCGTCGCCTTCTTGCTCGGCAGGGTGAGGGCGAACAGGGCGATGACGAGCGCCGCGATGCCGACCGGGATGTTGATGTAGAACGCCCACTGCCAGGTGAGGTGGTCGACGAAGAAGCCGCCGAGCAGCGGGCCGGCGACGGCCGAGAGGCCGAAGATCGCGCCGAGCGGGCCGAGGTACTTGCCGCGCTCGTTGGCCGGCACGATGTCGGCGATGATCGCCTGCGAGAGGATCATCAGGCCGCCACCGCCGAGGCCCTGCATCGCGCGGAACACGACGAACGACCAGAAGTCGCCCGCGAAGGCGCAGCCGACAGAGGCGGCGGTGAAGACGGCGATCGCGATGATGAACAGCCACCGCCTC
The sequence above is a segment of the Leifsonia williamsii genome. Coding sequences within it:
- a CDS encoding MDR family MFS transporter, whose product is MTAISPAGPAPLLLTKRRIWIIFSALIAGMLLSSLDQTIVSTAMPTIVGDLGGVEHQVWITTAYILATTIVMPVYGKLGDVLGRRWLFIIAIAVFTAASVGCAFAGDFWSFVVFRAMQGLGGGGLMILSQAIIADIVPANERGKYLGPLGAIFGLSAVAGPLLGGFFVDHLTWQWAFYINIPVGIAALVIALFALTLPSKKATQRIDILGILFLSVATTCLIFFTDFGGDKDHGWSSMATWMWGAGMLVAAVAFVIAEAKAKDPIIPLSLFRNPIFINATAIGLALGIGMFAAIGFVPTFLQMSSGTSAAASGLLMIPMMVGLIGTSILSGAAITKTGKYKLFPILGTIITGIAMVCMTTLAASTPIWLICVYLFVFGAGLGLIMQVVVLVVQNAVPAAQIGTATSTNNYFREVGAALGTAVFGTLFTTRLSENLRDVFTQAGASPADAQGATATLSPEVLNTLPDAIHTGVVDAYANALAPVFWYLLPFIAAAFLLSLFLKQIPLSDQAGLVARGEAIGGEEAERLEAQRRAGAGAPEAQPTAQEAAQEPAEPEATTGSVRASR
- a CDS encoding Gfo/Idh/MocA family protein, with the protein product MTDTSTPDLNGAGLRGAADLRIGVVGFGNRGRLALEAHRPGGGSRVTAVCDLSERSRAEAAEAFPGALVTANLAELLGSGVDAVMVLTPDHQHAAVAIPALEAGVAVFCEKPLAISLDDCDRILEAARRTGSRLYVGHNMRHMPVVTLMRRLVEEGRIGRVKAVWCRHFVGNGGDYYFKDWHADRSKSVGLLLQKGAHDLDVIHWLAGGYARGVQAIGALSVYGDIDDRRDRSGERVGDWFSFDNWPPTAQMGLNPVVDVEDISQVNLVLDNGVLASYEQCHFTPDYWRNYTVIGTEGRLENMGDTAGSEVRLWNRRHGSAAPADETFLVEEGVGGHGGADARLVAEFVRFARDGGPTLTSPVAARQAVAAGLVATASIRGDGRLLPVPPLDDGLVAYFDAGQTGA